Proteins found in one Alteromonas macleodii genomic segment:
- a CDS encoding M61 family metallopeptidase, whose product MPSALHYTLTISNWRAHQFTVALHIPEHKDSSLTLTLPSWIPGSYMVRDFAKSIIRLSATLSTSHIENSSDENSDSVPVTKLDKQTWRVETDGKPCTVNYTVYANDLSIRSAFMNDQYAFINGTSAFLRVSGFEQSACKLDIELDDSDPSTANWTAYTSMPIRSESTSSKRWHYAEKNYDELIDHPIYVGIADTHSFDVDGITFTLLFSGNNNIDYPRIARDLTPICKHHLDLFGAPQPINNYLFMTLLADNGFGGLEHKHSTALLYPRFDLPQIGEGENKTDSYITFLSLCSHEFFHTWHVKRIKPEVMVKPDLSQETYTNQLWIYEGFTSFYDDVTLARAGVIEPQKYLDIVAQNVSRLLQNAGRFKQSAAESSFDAWTKFYKQDASATNNIVSYYTKGGIIALGLDLLLRKRSNNQVTLDNLMQLLWKHYGVDECGTPDNVIQSLCSSHFGIDVSDYLDRVVYGTDDVELAALVSDMGVNYNTRTRVSADDKGGFSQLPSIKNQLGATLKAASFGLTVVQVFEGLAAMKAGILLNDVIIALDGHIVTAQKLQRLLDNPQTSTVDITLIRDGRLLTLPLEITRARQEMAYFEITDEEKLNKWLGK is encoded by the coding sequence ATGCCTTCTGCTCTTCACTATACGTTAACTATTTCAAATTGGCGTGCACACCAATTTACTGTTGCGCTACACATTCCTGAACATAAAGATTCATCGCTAACACTTACTCTTCCAAGCTGGATCCCAGGAAGCTACATGGTTCGCGACTTCGCGAAAAGCATAATTAGATTGAGTGCTACGTTAAGTACCAGCCACATAGAGAATTCTAGCGACGAAAACTCCGATAGCGTTCCGGTAACTAAGCTCGATAAACAAACGTGGCGTGTTGAAACTGACGGTAAACCTTGCACCGTTAACTACACGGTTTATGCCAATGACTTGTCAATTCGCTCCGCCTTTATGAACGATCAGTACGCATTTATAAATGGTACGAGTGCGTTTTTACGCGTTTCGGGTTTTGAGCAATCAGCCTGCAAACTAGACATTGAACTCGATGATAGTGACCCATCTACCGCAAATTGGACGGCCTACACCTCTATGCCAATTCGCAGCGAAAGTACGAGTTCGAAGCGCTGGCATTACGCCGAAAAAAATTATGATGAACTCATAGACCACCCTATTTACGTTGGTATTGCAGACACCCACAGCTTCGACGTAGACGGTATTACTTTTACGTTGCTTTTCTCAGGCAACAACAATATCGATTACCCGCGCATAGCTAGAGACCTCACACCTATTTGCAAGCACCACTTGGATTTGTTTGGTGCTCCACAACCCATAAATAATTATCTGTTTATGACTCTGCTTGCCGATAACGGCTTTGGTGGTTTAGAGCATAAGCACTCAACCGCCCTTCTTTATCCGCGTTTTGATTTGCCACAGATAGGTGAAGGCGAAAACAAAACCGACAGCTACATAACCTTCTTAAGCTTGTGTAGTCATGAATTCTTTCATACATGGCATGTGAAGCGCATCAAGCCTGAGGTTATGGTTAAGCCTGATTTATCTCAGGAAACCTACACCAACCAGCTTTGGATTTATGAAGGTTTTACAAGCTTTTACGATGACGTAACCCTAGCAAGAGCTGGTGTTATTGAGCCTCAAAAATACCTCGATATTGTGGCTCAAAATGTCAGTCGTCTGTTACAAAACGCTGGGCGCTTTAAACAAAGTGCAGCTGAAAGTAGCTTTGACGCTTGGACAAAATTTTACAAACAAGATGCGAGCGCTACTAATAATATTGTTAGTTATTATACCAAAGGCGGCATTATTGCCCTTGGGCTAGATTTACTGCTTCGCAAAAGGTCAAACAACCAAGTAACCTTAGACAACTTAATGCAACTGCTCTGGAAGCATTATGGCGTTGACGAGTGTGGCACACCCGATAACGTGATTCAGTCGCTGTGCAGTTCCCATTTTGGCATTGATGTTTCAGACTATTTAGACCGTGTAGTTTATGGTACTGACGATGTTGAATTGGCTGCACTGGTTTCTGACATGGGCGTTAATTACAACACCCGTACACGTGTCTCAGCTGACGATAAAGGGGGTTTTTCACAGCTACCTTCAATTAAAAATCAGCTTGGCGCCACGTTAAAAGCCGCATCGTTTGGACTAACGGTAGTTCAGGTATTTGAAGGTCTTGCTGCGATGAAGGCAGGTATTCTTTTAAACGATGTCATTATTGCTCTAGACGGCCATATTGTTACCGCTCAAAAGCTACAGCGCTTATTGGATAACCCGCAGACATCGACGGTAGACATAACGCTTATTCGCGATGGGCGACTTTTAACGCTGCCTCTTGAAATCACTCGGGCTAGACAAGAAATGGCATACTTTGAAATTACTGATGAAGAGAAACTTAATAAGTGGTTAGGTAAATAA
- a CDS encoding PilZ domain-containing protein: MADKIQSDLLNEDNLESLRTLVPGDIVDLQIAMPAAPKRVKTEYVGMLTDECLLFHIPTSAKWITVRDALTVGNEVVVRSILEGDTGQVIAFKVKVLKLLAKPSGLLITTFPKRIESIGLRAVKRAQLGVSVTLESEVYPEDENVTGIIIDLSEKGCKVALQVKPNWPVMLDEAEVRLNYSLDGKEVALTARVKNHKHESDMVYYGLAFTCDEKLIKTLLSRHTLLT, translated from the coding sequence ATGGCTGACAAAATACAAAGCGACTTATTGAACGAAGATAATTTGGAATCGTTGCGAACGCTAGTCCCTGGCGATATCGTCGACTTGCAAATTGCGATGCCTGCTGCGCCGAAGCGTGTAAAGACAGAATACGTAGGCATGCTTACAGATGAGTGCTTGCTTTTTCATATCCCCACCTCGGCCAAGTGGATAACCGTTCGCGATGCACTCACTGTAGGTAATGAGGTTGTCGTTCGTTCTATACTTGAAGGCGATACTGGCCAAGTAATTGCCTTCAAAGTAAAAGTTTTAAAGTTGCTCGCTAAGCCTTCAGGTTTACTTATAACAACGTTTCCTAAACGCATCGAAAGTATAGGGCTTCGCGCGGTTAAGCGCGCGCAATTGGGCGTATCTGTAACATTGGAGTCTGAAGTGTATCCAGAAGATGAAAATGTGACAGGTATAATCATTGATTTGAGTGAAAAAGGATGCAAAGTTGCACTTCAGGTCAAGCCAAATTGGCCTGTAATGCTTGATGAAGCCGAAGTTCGGCTAAACTATTCGTTAGACGGTAAAGAAGTAGCCCTCACAGCAAGGGTTAAAAACCATAAGCATGAAAGCGATATGGTTTATTATGGGCTCGCCTTTACCTGTGATGAAAAACTGATAAAAACGCTGTTGTCCCGAC